Genomic DNA from Echeneis naucrates chromosome 14, fEcheNa1.1, whole genome shotgun sequence:
TCTGAGACTTCCCAACAGAAGTGCTGTCACGTGTTTGTTCTCCCTTTTGTTTTCACTCCTGGTCTCTCCAGAAACTCTTCTATCTTCTCTTCAATCCTTTCAGTCAGTCTGCGATACTGCAGTTTTCATACACATCCATTTTTGTGCATATCTCAACCGTGTCTCAGGAAGACAGAGCCCTTTCTGACTAGTTACCTGACTCCAGGTGTGTCTCAGTTAAGCCTCAGTCCCtcccctgtctgtcttttctctctctttgttctctGCTTATGTCGTATTGGTCAGGTGTTGATGCACCACACCTAGTCAGTGGTgaggagaaaggggaggaggTAAACAAAATAGAGAGATGAAACGGCGAAACCGTGACATCATTTCTATTTCTGCCCTCATCATCTTTGTCCTATGAGATTATATTGGAAGCAATTGATGAAGCATTTGTCTATAATAGTCTCTCTCATTGGAATGCGAATGAATGATGTAATTGTGTTACAAAAGGAGAACAATGTGGAGCACAGTGTCCTGAGAGTAAACCAGTTTCATCCTAGCAGAGTTTACGGTGCAGAAAAACCCGTTTCAAATATGCAACaccccccgcacacacacacacacacacacacacaaatacactcatGCCACAATTGTCTATGAGGACTAGAAACCAGAATTAACTTTAACCTAAAATGTGCCTTCGTCCAAATGTTGAATGATTTATGCCGAAAATATTTAGGTACAGACACACGCTCACTTTTAATCAGGCTCAAAATCATCTTTAATCTCACtaaagacatttctgtctttattttttgcctttcacATTGTGACAAACTAAATTCTTTTTTCCTGGCTGTTTAGAGGACACACGGTAGCAATTATTAATTACCCAAATGAATTCTAGGCAGTTCTGTGTATACACATATACAGTCAACGGCTGCAGTTTCTGTTATGAAGAGtttatagttatagttatagttatagtGAGTTTGTAATTCTCCAATACACTTCTAACTGTACCTTTACTTCCATTATAGCATGTTATAAACtattaatttactttttgaAAATTGTAATAAATGCCAAATATGTTGTATTTTAtcgttgttcttttttttttttttttatctcaaaccCATAACCCATTTCATTTGGTTATGCaagaagaaaaactatttcattCTCAAGAGCTGAGCAGAAGAAATACAAgatctacacaaacacaaacaacttgtTTCTAAGGATACGTCTAGGTGATGTTGCAAAACCGCGTGTTTACCATTTGTCAACATCCAAACTATTCCTCtctgctaaaaagaaaaaggaaaatcagaaataagGTGGAAAAACTAAGTCAAGAGAAACATTGTCGTACATGTAGAGATCgcctcatgcacacacaataaTGGAAAACAGGGAGAATCAGtcactttatttattatgttcAGCTAGTTTGATGGATAAAAAATTATTAGGCTCAGACACTTAATGGTTACAGCAAAGGCAGACATCACATTAATATACAATGTGTTTCATATCCAGTTGTTTTTTAACACTCAAGCTTTGAATGTAACTCACATCATAGAAAATGCATCCTGTGAGTATCTTGGACTGATAAACAACATAAACTATcttcacacaaaaatgtaaagtCGGTGAAACCATTGTATGtttacatacaaaaaaacagcaaatttaCACCGTGTGGCTACTTTAAAGCTTTAAATCATGTAATGCAGAAGATTACAGATGTTGATCCAAATGAATCAACAGAAGACGAATGATTCACTCAGTTCTTTGCCTCGTCTCTTTCCTGCTGATGATCTAAACGTAGGCTTTGCTGCTGTCCACCGATCGAGTCTTGGAGTACTTCACATCATAGCTGTTCTCATCTCTGGGGGggcaggagctgcagaggaggcTCCCACCCAGGAACAGGAGCGCTGCTGTGCCCCAGCCCATGTAGAGTGCGGCCCCCAACTCCCTCCTCTGAGCGTTGATGAGGACGGGGTTGTAGAAATCTCGGATGATGGTGTTGGCAATCCAGCAGACGGGAATGAGCACCATGAGTCCCGCGATGAGGAACATGATTCCAGCAGCGATGGCTACCTTGCACTTTTCCCTTTGGTCCTCTACACAGTTGGTGCATTTGCCCCCAACCACGGACAGAAGGATCCCAAAGGCCCCAACAATGATGGCGATTACCACGAGTGCTCTGGCAGCCTGTAGGTCCTGAGGTAAGGCCAGGAGAGAATCGTACACCTTGCACTGCATCTGGCCTGTACTCTGCATCACACAATTCATCCACAAGCCCTCCCAGATCACCTGAGCAGTGATGATGTTGGCGCCGATGAAAGCGGTAACTTTCCACATGGGTAGAGCGCAGATGAGGATGGTCCCCAGAAAGCCGATGACGGCCAGGACCATGCCCAGAATTTGCTTTCCAGTGGACACCATGCTGAAGCTTTGATGAGCTGGTTAGAGGTGAGACTGCTGCTGAAAGCTGGAGTAATTTATATgtgagaaaaagcaaagaaaggaaGCAGTCTTATTGCCAGCTCAGAGGGGAACATTTAAAAGCCACTTCCTTAGATGTTTTGTAGGAGGAGCAGTGGCTCTCAGTTGAAACTGTTTGAGAAGACATCCCACCTGACCAGTTGCTTCACAACTGTGGTGGGAAAaagaacagacagcagagctgAGAAGTTATTAAAACAAGAATTATAGTGGGAGAAAACGCAATTACTTAAAGTGGGATTTACCAAATAATCCACACTCTTTGTGTGAGTCCACATgctttattattcatttaactTTCTGTCTAAATAAGAAATCAATAATTTCTTTAAAGCCCGAGTAAAAAATGTTACAGtgcaaatgaaatatatgaGAGTCAGTCAAAGTGAATTTAAATGtactcttctctttctgtttgtcaaaGACCAAAAGATTTGCAATTCAAATCACATGACTTCCAGAGTGATCATGTGTCAGTACTGGTGACACACAATGATAGAAACATCCTCACAGAGAAAATCCCTCCTGTCCTGTCAGATTTgggacagaaacacaacagtgtaTCTTTGAGTTTGTCAGTATTAACTGTGTTACTGAAGGACACAGCAGATATTTGCTGAATAGGGAATCtctattcaatttttttttttggatgataaTTTAATAACCTATTATTTAttgtcattcattcacttcttATCCGgtggagccaatcgcagctcacattgggcgaggacaggtcaccagtccatcacagggccaacacaaagagacagacagagaccaacaaccactcacactcagaggacaatttagagccaccagtgaACCTAAACgtgatgtttttggactgtgggaggaaacccacacacagaaaggccccaagcgCAACAGCCGTGCAGCCAATTATTTCTTCCCGTTGTATTTACgttatttcattgtatttatcCTTTGTGTATTGACACTGGCGGCACCAAAACTGGACATTTCACCCACACATATGCATTTGTGGCATATAACACATAAAGGTAGAAGCACTGACAACCAGTTTggacttttctgttttttatttattttatgcaaatACATCCACGGAGGAGCATGTGCTCTTGTCTGAGATTAAAAGTCACAAATTTATACTCTCCACTGCCttcaattcattttattgttggGAGAGTTACAGTGAGGTATGTGACCTTCACTGTGTGGACACAGGTTCAAGCATAACATTTAGACCATCAAttaacaaaaaagtaaaatcctctaaaaagaaaaaagttgactttttttttttttcatttttaaatacaaaccTATTTATTTTCCCCATTTTCATAACATCTAAGCAGCAGAGTTACAAAAGACACTGACAGATCGTTATATAATATCAAAATGTGAATGTCATCAAAGTTAAACTTTACTGATCTTTCCAAAGAGATGTTCTGATATTGGACCGGATTAACATTTAACCATAAAAGATCAGTGAGCACACAGATCAGAGCCAAGCGTGGTAAAATTCACTTGGTATTGTTGATAGTCTGCTGGGGACGTTGTGCAGTGGATTATTCGTCTCAATGAAAAATCCCCTCTGGGCTTTGTTCAGGGGCTTATGGTCATGCACTTGGGCTACGTGTTTTACCATCCTACTTGGCGTTTGATCAAACATCCCCCAGCTGTTTGATGTCATCACATCAGACCTCAGAGATTCTGTGCGGGATGGGCTGTTGCTGACTTTAGCACTTGAGCTGTCTGACATGAAGGGATAGAGGGCAGGTTGGGGTCTGTCCTTCCTGCAGCAGACGAGACACATCAGAGCACCGCcaaggaggagcagcagagaggaggcccAGCCGACGTAGATGGACGAGCCCACCTCCCTCTTTAGAGCGGCAGCCACAAGGGGGTCATTGTAGACTGAGATGGTGGCTCCTGCTGACCAGCTGGCTGCAACCAGACACAGGATGCCTGAGAGAACACAGAGAACTCCTCCCAGGAGGCACGCCTGCAAGGATGAAGGATGTGCATGTGATGctgcaatgaaaatatttccGAGTGCTAATTTTATAgtatgaaaatgactgaaaacagtCGAATACAGTTGAAATTGCTGTTACTTGAAGCTGGTcagaaaatcacacacacagatgctgcacacacatgcacagacacacacatacacacacaggttttGAAACCACTTCAGCCATTTGCTCAGAAGGCTGACTCTCGtcgttttgtgttgtttgtttttcttgtaatttttATCATGATTTGAGAAACTAATTTTGAACCTCTTATTGATCTCACCACTGAGGTATGAAATCAACCTGTCGACTTCCATTCACCATCTGAGGTAGAGACAGTATTTGTTCCACAACTCGAACGCACCACCCAGTGACTTTGACTTCCTGTGGCAATGTAAAAGTCATTTAATGAATGTAACTCAATTTAGCTAAAATTTTAATTGAAAGAGTTGTGTGAGATATACAGGAGCCTTTAAGTGCCTACTGCCTTACGCATTAGTTCACATGTTAAGGCATAAAATGTAGGAGTTAATAAACATGGTGGTCTTGGTAATAACTGTATTTGTGTACATTACCAGACAAACTAGACAGTAGGCCCCAAGGAGGTTAATTTTGGACTGCTGTTGAGGACTCAAATCTACGTTTGTGCTGCATTTCCTCACAGCACTGAAAGCATTTGGTCCACACAGCATGAGAACGGCTCCAGTACCTTTTTCCTGGAGGAAGATCTGGACACAGCCTCATTTGGGTCAGATGAAGTCCCCCTACAGTTGGTCACACCTCCTCGAAGGAGGCTAACCAGAAAGCCAAGTAGGCCGACAAAGATGGAGAGCAGCGTGAGGGCTCGTCCAGCCTGGATGTCGGGGGTCATGGTGTTGGACGACGTGTGTCTCTTACACTGCATCTGTCCCGTCGCCTGGAGGACGCAGTGTAACCACAGACCGTCCCACACCTAAGACAAAAACAAGCGTCATCCGTCAATTTGGAAGTCTTTTTTTACAACTCATGCCTGCTGATACTTTGTTTAAAATCtttggcattttattttttgatgtcTCATTTTCGGGAAACGGCTCACTTCAATGTACTTCCGCATTAATGTGACTAACACACATTCTGTTAACGCAACTATCTGTTTTGGCACTTCCATGTGGAATGAATTTCTCTGTGGTGTGATGCATATAAACTTACCGACTGTGCAGTCACAATATTGGGTCCCACAAAAGATGTCTCACGCCACATTGGTAGTCCGCAGGCCAAACACACTCCTAACACACCCGTCAGACACAGCGCCAAGCCCCAGACCTGCTTGCACTGCCCCCGCATTTTGAAATACAGTTAGGCAGCAGTAAACGGAAAACCACAGCTACAGCAAAAAAGATTTGATATTCTCCACAGGTCTCCAAGTTTCTCCTGTCGatagttgtttttctgtgaagcTGGCAGAAGATGAAGTTCAACAGAAATGTGTAACTGTGCAGCTCGTCTTCAAGTCAACAGAGAGCATAAATATCCCTGAGCTAAATCCAAATCAAGTATTTCAGGcttttaaacaaatttaaagGGGTGGTGGTTCTTTATGATAACACATTGTTCATTATGTGCTAAAAATGGCCTTCAGTTTCAtaataaagagacaaaaatgcaaaaattcaaaaatgagaagtaaatttatttatttttaagcgAAATAGAAACAGTGTAATTCTATTGAGCAGTCGTTTCACaacctttattttaaaaaaaaataaaaagaagttcTTCACCACACCGGCATCAGGAATACTGTGTAAGGCTTTTATCAAACGTGATTTTAAAGGTCTTAATTGTTAAAAAGTtattcttcatttgtcctgtaCATATTAAAACGTGCCACATGAACTGCAGCTTCACAAGAATCCTTCACTTAAACAACGCTGGCTCTTACTGTAGTTATTCTTCACTTCTAACATGCTGTGCGTTGTAATATTATACAGTGATTTCAGACTGATTAGCGGTGAAATGTCTGTACAGTGCAATCAAGAGTTGGAAAAAGAGCTTCAATCAGATAAAGTCCGTCACTATGAGCACAGTTCTGTACATTTTATGGATGGCACTGTGTGCTCCATTGTCTTGCTGCCTCAGCACCCATAGGTACTACACAACACCCCTCCTCCAATGACGAGCAGAGCTCCAGATGCCCAGCCTACGTATATGGAAGCTCCGAGCTCCCCCCTCCTGTCGCTGCTGGGCAAAGGGTTGAAGAAACCTGTGATGATGGTGTGAGCGGACCAGCTGACGGGAATGATGCACAGGAGCCCTGCTATTATGAACACCACACCTCCAGCCAGGCCAATGTTGGCTTTGTTCCGCCTTTCGTCCTGAAAGAAGTTGGTGCAGCGGGCCCCAACCACAGTGAGGCCGATGGCCACCACGCTGGCACCGATGGAAGCACAGATCAAGGCTCTGGAGGCCTGCAGGTCCCGCGGTAAAGCCAGCACAGAGTCATAGGCTTTACACTGCGAGTGGCCGGTGCTCTGAATCACACAGTTCATCCACAGACCTTCCCAGAAGACCTGAGAGGTGATGATGTTTGCGCCAACAAAGGCCGTCACCTTCCACATTGGCAGCCCGCAGATAAGGATGGTGCCAAGAAAGCCAATAATtgccaaacacacaccaactaACTGAGTCCGCATGTTTCCAAAAAAATAGTAATTCGAGGCAGGAAAAAGTTCAGCACACTCTCAGAGACCAATAAAATCCACATTCAGAAAAGCTTCAGATCATTCTGATCACAAGTTTTCCCTCGGCCGTAAATGCGGCTGATTGTGTTTTGCTCTGCAGGTATGAGGACGAAGAGTAGCAGGGAGGGGACTAGGTTGCAGATCGGGTTTCCTGCTTGTCCTGATTCCTGCTTGCTGCAAATGGGCAGGAGGAAGAAATACAAAAGAGCATGAATGAGAAATTGATGTGGCCCAGAAAAGGTACAGAGAGGGGGCAGTAAAACAATCTAGCCCTGGGGGAAAGTGCCCTAATGtttagggattttttttaaacacatccGACCACTCTGAAAACCCAAGATCATCTGACTCCAGACTGCTGATACAGTGTCAAATGTACAAGTGAATCGACTCCACTAAACTTCTCAGCCTTTAAACAAACCAGACTTGAAGACGTTTAAAGCAgctaaaattgtgaaaaaaagatgctgggaaaggaaagacaaaattGTTGAGCTTGTAGAAAAGATGCCAGCTCAGTTAAGTAAACATGTCTGTCAACTTTCAGTTCCAATTTTTTGGTGCCACTGAAGCCCTTTTAATGAGAACTGACTGAAGGAGTTTTGGGCTTCAGTCATGTGAGGCAACCAGCATTGAGGTCAAATCATTGCGTGGTCTGCTGTCAGAGTGTACATTTTGTACACAAGACATGTTCAAGGGGAGAAGGTCATTTGCCATCATGTATATTGGGAAGTTTGAGTTAGCCAACTACATCGCCTGCCAAGTTTGAGTGCAATCACTGCAACAGTTGCAAACACTGAACAGTTTACTCATGCAAGGCACAAGACAAGCACGTTACCCACAAACAAGTTTAGCCATCTAGCCTTGAAGTCAGTTGCTTGAGCTTCGCTGTTGTAAACAAGCTAGTAAAACTGGCTCAAACTAATCTGAAATGcagcaacaaacaaagcaaCCAGTTGGGTAGAAggaacatttattaaaaacagtaaaaacattgaCATTAAACAAAAATTTATCTTTCCTGCAGTAAGAGTGTGCCGTTTTTAAACATAGGCTCCTCCACTAGCTGCTGAGCGTGGGGCTGAATATTTGACTGAGTATCTGCTGTCCTTACGCCGCTGACACTGGCAGCACAGCAGGGctcccccgatgagcaggagTCCTGCTGACCCCCAGCCGATGAACAGCGACGCTCCCAGC
This window encodes:
- the LOC115053830 gene encoding claudin-4-like; this encodes MVSTGKQILGMVLAVIGFLGTILICALPMWKVTAFIGANIITAQVIWEGLWMNCVMQSTGQMQCKVYDSLLALPQDLQAARALVVIAIIVGAFGILLSVVGGKCTNCVEDQREKCKVAIAAGIMFLIAGLMVLIPVCWIANTIIRDFYNPVLINAQRRELGAALYMGWGTAALLFLGGSLLCSSCPPRDENSYDVKYSKTRSVDSSKAYV
- the LOC115054648 gene encoding claudin-4-like, whose translation is MRGQCKQVWGLALCLTGVLGVCLACGLPMWRETSFVGPNIVTAQSVWDGLWLHCVLQATGQMQCKRHTSSNTMTPDIQAGRALTLLSIFVGLLGFLVSLLRGGVTNCRGTSSDPNEAVSRSSSRKKVLEPFSCCACLLGGVLCVLSGILCLVAASWSAGATISVYNDPLVAAALKREVGSSIYVGWASSLLLLLGGALMCLVCCRKDRPQPALYPFMSDSSSAKVSNSPSRTESLRSDVMTSNSWGMFDQTPSRMVKHVAQVHDHKPLNKAQRGFFIETNNPLHNVPSRLSTIPSEFYHAWL
- the LOC115053781 gene encoding claudin-4-like gives rise to the protein MRTQLVGVCLAIIGFLGTILICGLPMWKVTAFVGANIITSQVFWEGLWMNCVIQSTGHSQCKAYDSVLALPRDLQASRALICASIGASVVAIGLTVVGARCTNFFQDERRNKANIGLAGGVVFIIAGLLCIIPVSWSAHTIITGFFNPLPSSDRRGELGASIYVGWASGALLVIGGGVLCSTYGC